CAACTGCTTCGCCCTGCTCGACGGCTACTTCAAGGCCTGCGCCGCGGCGCAGCCGGCCCGCCCGGTCGCGCTGCTCCTGCCCTTTGCCGAGACGCTCGGCCCCTCGGGGGACGCCAGCAGCCGCACTGGCGAGGACCGCGCCGTTCTCGTCTACCTGCGCAAGTGGTCGCAGGATCCGACGCTCCTCGCCAAGAACATCGTCTTCGTGCTCGTTGCCGAAGGACTCTCCGAGCTCGACCCCAAGCTCGTCCGCTCGCACGCCACCCGCGAGCTCGAGATCAAGCGCCCGGACGAGACCGACCGGCGCGAGTACCTCGAGGCGGTGCGTGGCGCCGAGTGGTTCGCCGAGCGCAGCGAGCTCGGCGCTCCGGAGCTGGCGCGCCTGACCGCCGGGATGACGCGCGTCCAGCTCGGCCAGATCCTCGACGGCATCGACGGCGGCGGGGCGAGCAGCGGCAAGCTCACCCGCGAGATGGTGCGCACGATCAAGAAGGAGGTCATCGAGACCGAGGGGCTCGGACTGCTCGAGTACGTCGAGCCGCGCTTCGGCCTCGACATGGTCGCCGGCATGCCGGCGGTCAAGACTCGGCTCTCGCGTGCCGCCCGCGCCATCGCTCGCGGCAACGCCTCGGCGGTGCCGATGGGTTACCTCATCTGCGGCCCGGTGGGAAGCGCCAAGACCTTCCTCGTCGAGTGCTTCGTGCGCGAGCTCGGCTTCCCCTGCGTCAAGCTCAAGAACTTCCGCTCGATGTGGGTCGGCGAAACCGAGGCGAACCTCGAGCGCATTCTCAAGATCCTCTCCTCGCTCACCCCCGTCGGCGTGGTGATCGACGAGGCCGACGCCGCGCTCGGCAATCGCGAGGGCGGCGGCGACTCGGGCGTTTCGGCGCGCGTCTTCGCGCAGATCGCCGCTTTCATGGGCGACACGAAGAACCGCGGAAAAATTCTCTGGTTCCTCATCACCTGCCGCCCCGACCTGCTGCCGATCGACCTCAAGCGTCAGGGGCGCGCCGAGGAGCACGTGCCGCTCTTCTACCCGGAGAGCGCGGCCGAGTACGACGAGCTCTTCCAGGTGATGGTCAAGAAGCTCGCGATGACCACCAAGGTCGGCAAGATCAGCGAGGTCGCAGCGGAGGAGAAGCTCCTCGGCCTTTCCGGCTCCGACCTCGAAGCGGTGCTCGTCCGCGCCACCCTCGAGGCCGAGGCCGCCGACTCCACCGAGGTCACCGCAGCCCACCTCGCCCAGGCGATCGCCGACTTCATCCCTCCCGCCAACGGCCTCGAGCGCGAGCTCCAGACCCTCGTCTCCGTCCTCGAGTCGACCAGCCGCGAGCTTCTGCCCCCGCGCTTCCGCGACCTCGACCGCGGCGTCATCCAGGCCCGCGTCGAGGAGATCAAGCTGGCCCTGCGGCTGCGGTAGATCGGAGGCGGGCCTCTCGGCCGGCGCGGCCTCGCGAGGCGCGACCTGGGCTCGTCCCCACACCCGAGCCGACGCGATCGACGCGACTCGCCTGGCGCGCAGGGCTTGCCTGTTCTCGCCGGGGAGTCGCCACGCGCCCCAAGGTGGTGTACCGTTGCATTACGCTGCGGTCGCAAAGGAAACAGGCGACCGCAATACAGTCGCTTATCAAAGGAGCGAGGGATGCCGAAAGAGCCGCTGTCGGAGACGCGGATGATCCGCGCGAGCGAAGCCCAGGTCGCGCAGTGGCGGGTTGCCGCGGAGCGAGAGGGATACTGGTCGCTCTCGGAATGGATCCGGACGAAGCTGGGTGTGGCCAGCGGGTCGGAGGCCGAGGCGGAGATCGTCGGCGACGCGAAGGCGATCGCCATCTACCGACCGGACCGCCAGCAGGACCGCAAGCCGGCGCTCTACGAGCTGGCGCGCTACGACTCCGGCGACAAGCTCCTCGAGCTGGTGTTCGAGGTATCGAAGCGCGATTGGTGCACGCCCGGCGTGCTGAAGTCCTTCGTCATCGAGCTCGAGCGCGTCCTCGCGGCACGCGAGGCGAAGGGCAAGGGGAAGAGCCGGAAGGCCTGAGCTCCCGGCGCTCGGCGACGGACGCTCGGGGCACCGCCCGGCGGCAGCTCCGGAGGGGACAGGAACTGATGCCTGTCCCCTCTTTTCGTTCAGCGTCCCACGACGGGACCTCGGACCGGCGAACCCTCAAGAAGACGGTCTGACGCCCGGGGAGGCATCGTCGTGACACCGGCGAGTCGCGGTCGACTCGCCAGCGCTCCGACGACGCGGCTTCCCTGCTTCGCACGACCGCTGCCGAGCTCCGGCGGGCGCGATTCACACCTGCGAGTCGCGCAAGCGGCCTCCGCGGGATAGCAGAGCTTGACCCGGCGCTGGATCGACTGACCAGTTGTTGCGCTTCGTTCGTCTTCCCTGATTGGGAACTCACCGACCCTTCCCGAGGAGGAGACCATGCCCAAGGGCATCGCGATCACGATCGGCCTCAATTCTGTCGATCCTCAGCACTACGCCGGCTGGTCGGGCGACCTCGTCGCCTGCGAGTCGGATGCACGGGACATGGCCCTGTTGGCAAAGAACAGGGGCATGAACGTGTCGAGCCTTCTGACCGCCGATGCGACTCGCGAGCGCGTCGCCGCAGCCGTACGAAAGGCGGCGACGACGCTCACGCACGGCGACTTCTTCCTGCTTACCTACTCCGGCCATGGGGGGCAGGTGCCTGACCTCAACAGCGACGAAGACGACGGACAGGACGAAACGTGGTGTCTCTTCGACGGCGAGCTCATCGACGACGAGATCTTCAAACTGCTCTCGCTCTTCGCCGCCGGCATACGTGTGGTCGTCCTCTCCGACTCCTGCCATAGCGGAAGCGTTGTGAAGATGAATCATTACCTCGGCAAGGGCATCGCCGCCGCCTCGGCCAAGGATGGGCCGCGATACCGCGCCATGCCACTGCTCATCGCCCGGCGCACCTTCGAACAGAACCGCGCCTTCTACGAGCCGATCCTCCAGAGCCACGATCTCGCCAAGGCGCAGGCAAGCGTCAAGGCCTCGGTTCTCCTGCTGTCCGGCTGCCAGGACAACCAGCTCTCGTCGGACGGCGCGTTCAACGGCCTCTTCACCGGAACTCTCCTGTCCGTGTGGAACTCCGGCAAGTTCAAGGGAACGTATCGCGAGTTCCACAAAGCAATTCGCCAGCGCATGCCACCGGACCAGACTCCCAATTA
This genomic window from Holophagales bacterium contains:
- a CDS encoding ATP-binding protein; translated protein: MAETPTFLATLPSWAARLAAEIRAKQANAFVLHGVPADLVPVRGPQGLRFRPLDAFLAEDLFGGWPSVVSYNRAEGLAFSTPDARNHFFERLKAYDLVHGTRFGEALPRDAANCFALLDGYFKACAAAQPARPVALLLPFAETLGPSGDASSRTGEDRAVLVYLRKWSQDPTLLAKNIVFVLVAEGLSELDPKLVRSHATRELEIKRPDETDRREYLEAVRGAEWFAERSELGAPELARLTAGMTRVQLGQILDGIDGGGASSGKLTREMVRTIKKEVIETEGLGLLEYVEPRFGLDMVAGMPAVKTRLSRAARAIARGNASAVPMGYLICGPVGSAKTFLVECFVRELGFPCVKLKNFRSMWVGETEANLERILKILSSLTPVGVVIDEADAALGNREGGGDSGVSARVFAQIAAFMGDTKNRGKILWFLITCRPDLLPIDLKRQGRAEEHVPLFYPESAAEYDELFQVMVKKLAMTTKVGKISEVAAEEKLLGLSGSDLEAVLVRATLEAEAADSTEVTAAHLAQAIADFIPPANGLERELQTLVSVLESTSRELLPPRFRDLDRGVIQARVEEIKLALRLR
- a CDS encoding caspase family protein, which produces MPKGIAITIGLNSVDPQHYAGWSGDLVACESDARDMALLAKNRGMNVSSLLTADATRERVAAAVRKAATTLTHGDFFLLTYSGHGGQVPDLNSDEDDGQDETWCLFDGELIDDEIFKLLSLFAAGIRVVVLSDSCHSGSVVKMNHYLGKGIAAASAKDGPRYRAMPLLIARRTFEQNRAFYEPILQSHDLAKAQASVKASVLLLSGCQDNQLSSDGAFNGLFTGTLLSVWNSGKFKGTYREFHKAIRQRMPPDQTPNYFWVPADDKSFEKQQPFTV